In one window of Mytilus trossulus isolate FHL-02 chromosome 7, PNRI_Mtr1.1.1.hap1, whole genome shotgun sequence DNA:
- the LOC134725323 gene encoding carbohydrate sulfotransferase 15-like: protein MPYFHLLGVDKCGSTDLFLRLLEHPHILGNDGSLNKETMWWSWRRYGLWLSRYQHPRESFGDYLNYFDGAAANISSNNKLVTGDGTPMDFWDFTGWKNIKQNHRLNHPKILTTHLMHHMNPKAKLIIIVRDPTNRLYSDYMFLKLGQTRTSKGFHDAVHFSITFLKYCMKKRTLESCLYDRKHIAMYKARIHVGFYAVYLKEWLKVFPKEQILVLKTEDYAENIKGTLKQIFKFLQLEEQSEIDLDRIVKIEKAHKTTLKKKQGPMHKRTKDLLNKFYKPYNEDLALLLNDSRFMWDA, encoded by the exons ATGCCGTACTTCCATTTATTGGGAGTAGATAAATGTGGGTCAACGGATCTGTTCCTTCGTCTGTTGGAACATCCACATATATTAGGCAATGATGGATCCCTCAACAAAGAGACAATGTGGTGGTCATGGAGACGATATG GTTTATGGTTAAGCCGGTACCAACACCCACGTGAATCCTTCGGCGATTATCTGAATTACTTTGATGGTGCTGCGGCAAATATTTCAAGCAACAATAAGCTAGTTACAG gTGATGGGACGCCTATGGATTTTTGGGATTTCACAGGATGGAAGAACATTAAACAAAACCATCGGTTAAACCATCCTAAAATATTGACAACTCACTTAATGCATCATATGAATCCAAAAGCAAAACTGATTATTATAGTCAGAGATCCAACCAATAG ATTGTATTCTGATTACATGTTCCTAAAACTTGGACAGACAAGAACAAGTAAAGGATTCCATGATGCTGTTCACTTTTCTATCACTTTTCTCAAGTattgtatgaaaaaaagaacactGGAATCTTGTCTGTATGATAGGAAACATATTGCCATGTATAAG GCAAGAATACATGTAGGATTCTATGCTGTCTACCTCAAGGAATGGTTGAAAGTATTCCCTAAAGAACAAATCTTGGTACTTAAGACTGAAGATTATGcagaaaatataaaaggaaCATTAAAACAGATTTTCAAGTTCCTGCAACTAG AAGAACAATCTGAAATTGATCTAGACAGAATAGTCAAAATAGAAAAAGCTCATAAAACAACGCTCAAGAAAAAACAGGGACCAATGCATAAAAGAACAAAAGATTTACTCAACAAGTTTTACAAGCCTTACAATGAAGATCTGGCACTTTTACTGAATGACTCCAGATTTATGTGGGACGCCTGA